One genomic segment of Mesoterricola silvestris includes these proteins:
- a CDS encoding murein hydrolase activator EnvC family protein — MRRALALVLGAALAAQEPLPPPQDLSQVKGRLGEIKAALTAVDQQIAALKKRRKGVLVELQAISLQADRVRAQAEQARLKRDQAQMEVQSISRKKEEISLEIRQRRNELRKEIRWMQALGPLGDLGLFASFATFQQYIVQGRYLAYLRNQERIRLDRIQQLQTDLARREGEIQEAMKRLTREEEEAVRFQASLTLNEEHLGSFLEGLRTDETRQKAVQAELAEEALQLERMLTQLLGKPRADAFETPVAFAGLRGELPQPTPGTLAQGFGEHLHPKFHTRTMQSGLLISASAGAQVNAVADGKVVFADIYQSFGPMVILDHGGGYFSLYTHLRGISAGKGQILKQGETLGTVGVTVDGPRLGFEIRHLTQPQDPNKWLRQHYR, encoded by the coding sequence TTGAGACGAGCCCTGGCCCTCGTCCTGGGCGCCGCGCTGGCGGCCCAGGAGCCCCTGCCCCCGCCCCAGGACCTCAGCCAGGTCAAGGGACGGCTCGGGGAGATCAAGGCCGCGCTCACGGCCGTGGACCAGCAGATCGCGGCCCTCAAGAAGCGCCGCAAGGGCGTCCTGGTGGAGCTGCAGGCCATCTCCCTCCAGGCCGACCGGGTGCGGGCCCAGGCCGAGCAGGCCCGCCTCAAGCGCGACCAGGCCCAGATGGAGGTCCAGTCCATCAGCCGCAAGAAGGAGGAGATCAGCCTGGAGATCCGCCAGCGGCGCAACGAACTGCGCAAGGAGATCCGGTGGATGCAGGCCCTGGGTCCCCTGGGCGACCTGGGCCTCTTCGCCAGCTTCGCCACCTTCCAGCAGTACATCGTCCAGGGCCGCTACCTCGCCTACCTTCGCAACCAGGAGCGCATCCGCCTGGACCGCATCCAGCAGCTCCAGACCGACCTGGCCCGGCGGGAGGGCGAGATCCAGGAGGCCATGAAGCGGCTCACCCGGGAGGAGGAGGAGGCGGTGCGCTTCCAGGCCAGCCTCACCCTCAACGAGGAGCACCTGGGCTCCTTCCTGGAGGGCCTGCGCACGGACGAAACCCGCCAGAAGGCCGTGCAGGCCGAGCTGGCCGAGGAGGCCCTGCAGCTGGAGCGCATGCTCACCCAGCTCCTGGGCAAGCCCCGGGCCGACGCCTTCGAGACCCCGGTGGCCTTCGCGGGCCTGCGGGGGGAGCTGCCCCAGCCCACGCCAGGCACCCTGGCCCAGGGCTTCGGCGAACACCTGCACCCCAAGTTCCACACCCGCACCATGCAGAGCGGCCTGCTCATCTCGGCCTCGGCCGGCGCCCAGGTGAACGCCGTGGCCGACGGGAAGGTGGTCTTCGCGGACATCTACCAGAGCTTCGGCCCCATGGTGATCCTGGACCACGGCGGCGGCTATTTCAGCCTCTACACCCACCTGCGGGGGATCTCCGCCGGGAAGGGACAGATCCTCAAGCAGGGGGAGACCCTGGGCACGGTGGGGGTCACCGTGGACGGCCCGCGGCTGGGCTTCGAGATCCGGCACCTCACCCAGCCCCAGGATCCCAACAAGTGGCTCCGGCAACATTACCGGTAG
- a CDS encoding M20/M25/M40 family metallo-hydrolase: MNADALTREALAAFAQAKRQAFEAELRTLVEIPSVSSDPDRAADIRRCAEAAVDLFRRHGGEATLLETEGNPLVLGRFDLDPALPTLTVYNHMDVQPANEPEWTTEPFRMEIAGDTYRGRGTTDDKGPALSAFFGALAAREAGVPLNVHFLWELEEEIGSPSFRGGLERHKDLLGTQAIVVSDTVWLTRGKPSTPAGLRGLKGFRLTLETASHDLHSGVVGGAARNPLAELMGVVAAMVDGHTGKVKIPHFYRKVVKPSRKELKEWAHSGFSVETFMADHEIHSLRTGNPLKVMKRIWGRPTMEVHGVVGGYTGPGIKSAVPPRAEVKMSCRLVPDMDEASTFDLIRTFLATHYPDVQLHEEHGLAPFKGHVSGPYAEAVKDAYAFAFGAPCRFTREGGSIGAVKTMEDVLGCEVYFLGLSLPSHGYHAPNENYDWEQASGGIAAFARYFQVVSGF; the protein is encoded by the coding sequence ATGAACGCCGATGCCCTCACCCGTGAAGCCCTGGCAGCCTTCGCGCAAGCCAAGCGCCAGGCCTTCGAGGCCGAGCTCCGCACCCTCGTGGAGATCCCCTCCGTCTCCAGCGACCCGGACCGGGCCGCGGACATCCGCCGCTGCGCCGAGGCGGCGGTGGACCTGTTCCGCCGCCACGGCGGGGAGGCCACGCTCCTGGAAACCGAGGGCAACCCCCTGGTCCTGGGCCGCTTCGACCTGGACCCCGCCCTGCCCACCCTCACGGTGTACAACCATATGGATGTCCAGCCCGCCAACGAGCCCGAGTGGACCACCGAACCCTTCCGCATGGAGATCGCCGGCGACACCTACCGGGGCCGCGGCACCACCGACGACAAGGGTCCGGCCCTCTCGGCCTTCTTCGGGGCCCTGGCCGCCCGGGAGGCCGGCGTTCCCCTGAACGTCCACTTCCTGTGGGAACTGGAGGAGGAGATCGGGTCCCCCAGCTTCCGGGGCGGGCTCGAAAGGCACAAGGACCTCCTGGGCACCCAGGCCATCGTGGTGAGCGACACGGTGTGGCTCACCCGGGGCAAGCCCAGCACCCCCGCGGGCCTCCGGGGCCTGAAGGGGTTCCGCCTCACCCTGGAGACCGCCAGCCACGACCTGCATTCCGGCGTGGTGGGCGGCGCGGCCCGCAACCCCCTGGCCGAGCTCATGGGGGTCGTGGCCGCCATGGTCGACGGCCACACCGGGAAGGTGAAGATCCCCCACTTCTACCGGAAGGTGGTCAAGCCCTCCCGGAAGGAGCTCAAGGAATGGGCCCATTCCGGCTTCAGCGTGGAGACCTTCATGGCCGACCACGAGATCCACAGCCTGCGCACCGGGAACCCCCTGAAGGTCATGAAGCGCATCTGGGGCCGGCCCACCATGGAGGTCCACGGGGTGGTGGGGGGCTACACCGGCCCGGGCATCAAGTCCGCCGTGCCCCCCCGGGCCGAGGTGAAGATGAGCTGCCGGCTGGTGCCCGACATGGACGAGGCCTCCACTTTCGACCTGATCCGCACCTTCCTGGCCACCCACTACCCCGATGTGCAGCTGCACGAGGAGCACGGCCTGGCCCCCTTCAAGGGCCACGTGTCGGGTCCCTACGCCGAGGCCGTGAAGGACGCCTACGCCTTCGCCTTCGGCGCCCCCTGCCGCTTCACCCGGGAAGGCGGCTCCATCGGGGCCGTGAAGACCATGGAGGACGTGCTGGGCTGCGAAGTCTACTTCCTGGGCCTGAGCCTGCCCTCCCACGGGTACCACGCCCCCAACGAGAACTACGACTGGGAGCAGGCCTCGGGGGGGATCGCCGCCTTCGCGCGGTACTTCCAGGTCGTCAGCGGATTCTAG
- a CDS encoding HAD family hydrolase has protein sequence MKLVIWDFDGTLADTRPIIEAGMDHALRLMGLPGTVREEWLKCVGLPLEEGITRTFGPMGRSVEEVLPIYRSYDYTANEHLIRGFEGMGAILEELHGRGVRQAIASSKRTLPLVRQVAALGWTRFFEAVVTPDDVARAKPDPESILLILDRLGVPPGDAVMVGDTPFDLDMATGAGVRSVAVGHGFYGEADLAASGPMAYASDAAALRDILLAWSEA, from the coding sequence GTGAAGCTGGTCATTTGGGATTTCGACGGGACCCTGGCCGATACCCGGCCCATCATCGAGGCCGGCATGGACCACGCGCTCCGGTTGATGGGGCTGCCGGGGACCGTGCGGGAGGAATGGCTCAAGTGCGTGGGCCTGCCCCTGGAGGAGGGGATCACCCGCACCTTCGGGCCCATGGGCCGCTCCGTGGAGGAGGTGCTGCCCATCTACCGGTCCTACGACTACACCGCCAACGAGCACCTGATCCGGGGGTTCGAGGGGATGGGGGCCATCCTTGAGGAACTCCATGGCCGGGGCGTCCGGCAGGCCATCGCCTCCAGCAAGCGCACCCTGCCCCTGGTGCGCCAGGTGGCGGCCCTGGGGTGGACCCGGTTCTTCGAGGCCGTGGTGACCCCCGACGACGTGGCCCGGGCCAAGCCGGACCCGGAAAGCATCCTCCTGATCCTGGACCGCCTGGGGGTCCCCCCGGGGGATGCCGTGATGGTGGGGGACACCCCCTTCGACCTGGACATGGCCACGGGCGCCGGGGTGCGCAGCGTGGCCGTGGGCCACGGGTTCTACGGGGAGGCGGACCTGGCGGCGTCGGGCCCCATGGCCTACGCCTCCGACGCCGCGGCGCTCCGCGATATCCTTCTGGCCTGGAGCGAAGCATGA
- the moaC gene encoding cyclic pyranopterin monophosphate synthase MoaC: MSLTHLDPEGRPVMVDVSAKTATKRRAVAAGYLALSPECAEALASGGGPKGDPWTVARIGAIGGAKRTGDLIPLAHPLALDAVTVAQHWDPELRRAWLRVEVVLEGRTGVEMEALTGVSLGLLVLYDMLKAVNHRMELGPVRLLLKEGGRRGRIQEPWPDCPWQE; encoded by the coding sequence ATGAGCCTCACCCATCTGGATCCCGAAGGCCGCCCGGTGATGGTGGACGTGTCGGCCAAGACCGCCACGAAGCGGCGGGCCGTGGCCGCGGGCTACCTGGCCCTGAGCCCGGAATGCGCCGAGGCGCTCGCCTCGGGGGGCGGACCCAAGGGGGACCCCTGGACCGTGGCCCGCATCGGGGCCATCGGCGGGGCCAAGCGCACCGGGGACCTCATCCCCCTGGCGCACCCCCTGGCCCTGGACGCCGTGACCGTGGCCCAGCACTGGGATCCGGAGCTCCGCCGGGCCTGGCTGCGGGTGGAGGTGGTCCTGGAGGGGCGCACCGGGGTGGAGATGGAGGCCCTCACGGGCGTCAGCCTGGGCCTCCTGGTGCTCTACGACATGCTCAAGGCCGTGAACCACCGCATGGAACTGGGTCCGGTGCGCCTCCTCCTGAAGGAGGGGGGACGGCGGGGACGCATCCAGGAACCCTGGCCGGATTGTCCCTGGCAAGAATAA
- a CDS encoding LysM peptidoglycan-binding domain-containing M23 family metallopeptidase, protein MRTALIALALAISGMTGSLQASRTVASSLHRVRRGETAARIARDNRLSLAQLEAINPGLDMGHLLVGSMVRVKGKAVLASHRKPGVPMAPLPSTPAPGPTTFTHLERILPTTARDLSALAPAEETRPALAGIRSVLPPADPADAVVAPAPAFTPADPGRLDLLWPVETRTVSSAWGPRMRSRTIKVKASKRRVKYRGSHKGIDLTAPTGTDVFAALDGQVVSVGSMKRGYGNFVIIDHGNGVVTVYGHHRKNFVREGEIVHRGQKIAEVGRTGNATGPHLHFELRVDGTVKNPLPFLNDVEEIPADQIAENQAAVAPKTRH, encoded by the coding sequence ATGCGCACTGCCCTAATCGCACTCGCACTCGCCATCTCCGGAATGACCGGGAGCCTTCAGGCTTCCAGGACCGTCGCCTCCAGCCTCCACCGGGTCCGGAGGGGGGAGACCGCCGCCCGCATCGCCCGGGACAACCGCCTTTCGCTGGCCCAGCTTGAAGCCATCAACCCCGGCCTGGACATGGGCCACCTGCTGGTGGGCTCCATGGTGCGGGTGAAGGGCAAGGCCGTCCTGGCCTCCCACCGCAAGCCGGGCGTCCCCATGGCCCCCCTGCCGTCCACCCCCGCCCCCGGGCCCACCACCTTCACCCACCTGGAGCGCATCCTTCCCACCACCGCCCGGGACCTTTCGGCCCTGGCGCCCGCGGAGGAGACCCGCCCGGCCCTGGCCGGCATCCGCTCCGTCCTGCCCCCGGCGGACCCCGCCGACGCGGTGGTGGCCCCCGCACCGGCCTTCACCCCGGCCGATCCCGGGCGCCTGGACCTGCTCTGGCCCGTCGAGACCCGCACGGTGAGTTCCGCCTGGGGTCCCCGCATGCGTTCCCGGACCATCAAGGTCAAGGCCTCCAAGCGCCGGGTGAAGTACCGGGGCAGCCACAAGGGCATCGACCTCACGGCCCCCACCGGCACCGACGTCTTCGCCGCCCTGGACGGCCAGGTGGTCTCCGTGGGTTCCATGAAGCGGGGCTACGGCAATTTCGTCATCATCGACCACGGCAACGGCGTGGTGACCGTGTACGGGCACCACCGCAAGAACTTCGTCCGGGAAGGCGAGATCGTCCACCGGGGCCAGAAGATCGCCGAGGTGGGCCGCACCGGCAACGCCACCGGCCCGCACCTGCACTTCGAACTGCGGGTGGACGGCACCGTGAAGAACCCCCTGCCGTTCCTCAACGACGTGGAGGAGATCCCCGCCGACCAGATCGCCGAGAACCAGGCCGCGGTGGCCCCCAAGACCCGGCATTAG
- a CDS encoding purine-nucleoside phosphorylase — MNIQPALEILRARAPFVPDLALVLGSGLGALAGCAEAKAGVSIPFTDLGFPVQTVQGHQGKLIFCELEGRKVVLQAGRFHFYEGNPMSLVTAPMRMHARLGVKAVVHTNAAGAVNAAFKVGQLMVINDHINLMGTNPLIGPNQEPGPRFQDMTSAYDPALSAQILASAKALGQEVQQGVYLAVTGPSFETPAEIRAFRTLGADAVGMSTVPEVIVARHEGMRAAGISCLCNMAAGMLPQPLTHAEVLEAGAAAAASFEQLVRTFLRDLAL, encoded by the coding sequence ATGAACATCCAGCCAGCTCTCGAAATCCTCCGGGCCCGCGCCCCCTTCGTGCCGGACCTGGCCCTGGTCCTGGGTTCGGGCCTCGGCGCCCTGGCCGGCTGCGCCGAAGCCAAGGCGGGCGTTTCCATTCCCTTCACCGACCTGGGCTTTCCCGTGCAGACCGTGCAGGGGCACCAGGGGAAACTCATCTTCTGCGAACTGGAAGGCCGGAAGGTGGTGCTGCAGGCGGGCCGCTTCCACTTCTACGAGGGCAACCCCATGTCCCTGGTCACGGCCCCCATGCGCATGCACGCCCGGTTGGGCGTGAAGGCCGTGGTGCACACCAACGCCGCCGGGGCCGTGAACGCCGCCTTCAAGGTGGGCCAGCTCATGGTCATCAACGACCATATCAACCTCATGGGCACCAACCCCCTCATCGGCCCCAACCAGGAGCCGGGCCCCCGCTTCCAGGACATGACCAGCGCCTACGACCCCGCCCTCTCCGCGCAGATCCTGGCTTCGGCCAAGGCCCTGGGCCAGGAGGTGCAGCAGGGCGTCTACCTGGCCGTCACCGGCCCGAGCTTCGAGACCCCGGCCGAGATCCGTGCCTTCCGCACCCTGGGGGCGGACGCCGTGGGCATGAGCACCGTCCCGGAAGTGATCGTCGCCCGGCACGAGGGCATGCGGGCCGCGGGCATCTCCTGCCTGTGCAACATGGCCGCGGGCATGCTCCCCCAGCCCCTCACCCACGCCGAAGTGCTGGAAGCCGGGGCCGCGGCGGCCGCCAGCTTCGAACAGCTGGTGCGCACCTTCCTGCGGGATCTCGCCCTTTAG
- a CDS encoding glycosyltransferase, whose protein sequence is MKLSLSMIVKDEEAHLGHCLDSVRGLVDEIIVVDTGSTDATAALAAGRGAQVHTFPWTGDFSAARNASLAHATGDWVLVLDADEAVDGRDHAALRAACQGADAYRVLVRSYLPDGAYTLMDAQARPNPGGYAEGAEWPACGDTRAVRLFRRLPGVAFRGRIHESVEASFPGPLPDLDTVIHHFGFTLAHRVEAKKPVYLNLAREDARERPEDLLSLFNLVIQAATAEDWDLAALTAERYRALAREAPPTLLLTQATALQRSGRHEEALRVFAELPGSLPARVGRGVSLERLGRREEARVLLEACLREAPGYATARLDLADLHARAGEPAAARALLLAGVEAAPSDASLWGRLVRLGVEDGQLELAVKDAWGAIQHCPQGGGGDWHKLVGLFLLRLGAMAEGRQVLALGLAAFPGHPDLTRLLELC, encoded by the coding sequence ATGAAGCTTTCCCTTTCCATGATCGTGAAGGACGAGGAGGCCCACCTGGGCCATTGCCTGGACTCCGTCCGGGGCCTCGTGGACGAGATCATCGTCGTGGACACCGGTTCCACGGACGCCACGGCCGCCCTGGCCGCCGGCCGGGGCGCCCAGGTGCACACCTTCCCCTGGACCGGGGACTTCTCCGCCGCCCGCAACGCCAGCCTGGCCCACGCCACCGGCGACTGGGTCCTGGTGCTGGATGCGGACGAGGCCGTGGACGGGCGGGACCACGCCGCCCTGCGCGCCGCCTGCCAGGGCGCCGACGCCTACCGGGTGCTGGTGCGCAGCTATCTGCCGGACGGGGCCTACACCCTGATGGATGCCCAGGCCCGGCCCAACCCGGGGGGGTACGCCGAAGGGGCGGAATGGCCCGCCTGCGGGGACACCCGGGCGGTGAGGCTCTTCCGGCGCCTCCCCGGGGTGGCCTTCCGGGGCCGCATCCACGAAAGCGTGGAGGCCTCCTTCCCGGGGCCCCTCCCCGACCTGGACACGGTGATCCACCACTTCGGCTTCACCCTCGCCCACCGGGTGGAAGCCAAGAAGCCCGTCTACCTGAACCTGGCCCGGGAGGACGCCCGGGAGCGCCCGGAGGATCTGCTGAGCCTGTTCAACCTGGTGATCCAGGCCGCCACCGCCGAGGACTGGGATCTGGCCGCCCTCACCGCCGAGAGGTACCGCGCCCTGGCCCGGGAGGCGCCACCGACGCTCCTCCTCACCCAGGCCACGGCCCTCCAGCGCAGCGGCCGCCACGAGGAGGCCCTGCGGGTCTTCGCCGAACTCCCCGGCAGCCTACCCGCTCGGGTGGGGCGCGGCGTTTCCCTGGAGCGCCTGGGGCGCCGGGAGGAGGCCCGGGTCCTGCTGGAGGCCTGCCTCCGGGAAGCCCCCGGGTATGCCACCGCCCGCCTGGACCTGGCCGACCTCCACGCGCGGGCCGGCGAACCCGCCGCCGCCCGGGCCCTGCTCCTGGCCGGGGTGGAAGCCGCGCCCTCGGACGCGTCCCTGTGGGGCCGGCTGGTCCGCCTGGGGGTGGAGGACGGCCAGCTGGAACTGGCCGTGAAGGACGCCTGGGGGGCCATCCAGCACTGCCCCCAGGGGGGCGGCGGCGACTGGCACAAGCTGGTGGGCCTCTTCCTCCTGCGCCTGGGGGCCATGGCCGAGGGGCGCCAGGTCCTCGCCCTGGGCCTGGCGGCCTTCCCTGGCCACCCCGATCTCACCCGCCTCCTGGAGCTCTGCTGA
- the mutL gene encoding DNA mismatch repair endonuclease MutL, with protein MPRIRVLSDQVANQIAAGEVVERPASVLKELVENALDAGATRIEVRWEEGGKRLLEVADDGCGMARDDLYMALERHATSKVRTADDLGHLASFGFRGEALPSIASVSRFDMASAEQEGAGHRLRCEFGVIKEVQPFSRSRGTTITVRDLFAQLPARKRFLKATETEHAHLWGVVTRMALATPAIHWVLESDRSGRLTLPAVPVAGARLGPLLGDKLTALVPFRDGAAPWTLHGYVSPPELSFRDRNHLYLFVNGRAVRDRLLLAALASAWEGFFPKGSYPAAVVFLDVPADAVDVNVHPTKAEVRFREPQRIFPWVGRALREAWSGLRGGLASVLDLPPRPLEPELERPLAPVAAEHPHLWAATPPATGGHRALEAAFPRREETSRAAEPVPETTVRYLGSFDATYLLAEATGGPEPELWLVDQHVAHERILYERHFLRKHQPAVQPLMPPRVVRVGPEALARLAPFLDACAEAGVEAEPFAEDAVVVRGLPDFLMDRDPEALLADLLQRLEEIGHVDLDHFRRELNAELSCRSAIKKHHHLPADLAQRLIEDLLACEVPHTCPHGRPVIKKLTRTELERSFGRRA; from the coding sequence ATGCCCCGCATCCGCGTCCTTTCCGACCAGGTGGCCAACCAGATCGCCGCGGGCGAAGTGGTGGAGCGCCCCGCCTCCGTGCTCAAGGAACTGGTGGAGAACGCCCTGGACGCCGGGGCCACCCGCATCGAGGTGCGCTGGGAGGAGGGCGGCAAGCGCCTGCTGGAGGTGGCCGACGACGGCTGCGGCATGGCCCGGGACGACCTCTACATGGCCCTGGAGCGCCACGCCACCAGCAAGGTGCGCACCGCCGACGACCTGGGCCACCTGGCCTCCTTCGGGTTCCGGGGGGAGGCGCTGCCCTCCATCGCCTCCGTGAGCCGGTTCGACATGGCCTCCGCCGAGCAGGAGGGGGCGGGCCACCGCCTGCGCTGCGAATTCGGCGTCATCAAGGAGGTGCAGCCCTTCAGCCGGAGCCGCGGCACCACCATCACCGTGCGGGACCTCTTCGCCCAGCTTCCGGCCCGCAAGCGCTTCCTCAAGGCCACGGAAACCGAGCACGCCCACCTGTGGGGCGTGGTGACCCGCATGGCCCTGGCCACCCCGGCCATCCACTGGGTCCTGGAATCCGACCGCAGCGGGCGCCTGACCCTGCCCGCGGTTCCCGTGGCCGGCGCCCGCCTGGGTCCCCTCCTGGGCGACAAACTCACGGCCCTGGTGCCCTTCCGGGACGGCGCCGCCCCCTGGACCCTCCACGGCTACGTCTCCCCCCCCGAACTGAGCTTCCGGGACCGCAACCACCTGTACCTCTTCGTCAACGGCCGCGCCGTGCGGGACCGCCTCCTGCTGGCGGCCCTGGCCTCGGCCTGGGAGGGCTTCTTCCCCAAGGGCTCGTACCCCGCCGCCGTGGTGTTCCTGGACGTGCCCGCCGACGCGGTGGACGTGAACGTCCACCCCACCAAGGCCGAGGTGCGGTTCCGGGAACCCCAGCGCATCTTCCCCTGGGTGGGCCGGGCCCTGCGGGAGGCCTGGAGCGGGCTGCGGGGAGGCCTGGCCTCGGTGCTGGACCTGCCCCCCCGCCCCCTGGAACCGGAACTGGAGCGGCCCCTGGCCCCCGTGGCCGCCGAACACCCCCACCTGTGGGCGGCCACCCCCCCGGCCACCGGCGGCCACCGGGCCCTGGAGGCCGCCTTCCCCCGCCGGGAGGAGACCTCCCGCGCCGCCGAGCCGGTCCCGGAGACCACGGTGCGGTACCTGGGGTCCTTCGACGCCACCTACCTGCTGGCCGAGGCCACCGGCGGTCCCGAGCCCGAGCTGTGGCTGGTGGACCAGCACGTGGCCCACGAGCGGATCCTGTACGAACGCCATTTCCTCCGGAAACACCAGCCCGCCGTGCAACCCCTCATGCCCCCCCGGGTGGTGCGGGTGGGTCCCGAGGCCCTGGCACGCCTGGCGCCCTTCCTGGACGCCTGCGCCGAGGCCGGCGTGGAGGCCGAACCCTTCGCGGAGGACGCCGTGGTGGTCCGCGGCCTGCCCGATTTCCTCATGGACCGGGACCCCGAAGCCCTCCTCGCCGACCTCCTCCAGCGCCTGGAGGAGATCGGCCACGTGGACCTGGACCACTTCCGCCGGGAGCTCAACGCCGAGCTCAGCTGCCGCAGCGCCATCAAGAAGCACCACCACCTCCCGGCCGACCTTGCCCAGCGTCTCATCGAGGACCTCCTGGCCTGCGAGGTGCCCCACACCTGCCCCCATGGCCGGCCGGTGATCAAGAAGCTCACGCGGACGGAGCTGGAGCGGAGCTTCGGGCGGCGGGCCTGA
- the rfbF gene encoding glucose-1-phosphate cytidylyltransferase: MKTVILAGGLGTRLAEETTVKPKPMVEIGGQPILWHIMNIYASHGFSEFLVALGYKGDLIKQYFLEFHAMNSNISLDLAKGETHFHAPTAPPWKVHLIDTGGQTMTGGRIRRMKAHLGDDPLFLVTYGDGVADLDLGRLLAFHRSHGRLATVTAVRPPARFGEIRLKDGQVMGFAEKPQVGEGWINGGFFVLDRRVLDYIDGDDTIWEREPMERLVAEGQLMAFCHEGFWHPMDTLRERNVLESLWNSGKAPWKIWD; the protein is encoded by the coding sequence ATCAAGACCGTAATCCTTGCCGGCGGGCTGGGCACGAGGCTTGCCGAGGAAACGACCGTCAAGCCCAAGCCCATGGTGGAGATTGGCGGCCAGCCAATTCTTTGGCACATCATGAACATCTATGCCAGCCATGGCTTCTCGGAATTCCTCGTGGCCCTGGGCTACAAGGGGGATCTCATCAAGCAGTACTTCCTGGAATTCCATGCCATGAACTCCAATATCTCCCTGGACCTGGCCAAGGGGGAGACCCACTTCCACGCGCCGACGGCCCCGCCCTGGAAGGTGCACCTGATCGATACGGGCGGCCAGACCATGACCGGCGGACGGATCCGCCGCATGAAGGCCCACCTGGGGGACGATCCCCTCTTCCTGGTCACCTACGGCGATGGCGTGGCCGATCTGGACCTGGGCCGCCTCCTGGCCTTCCACCGGAGCCACGGCCGGCTGGCCACCGTCACGGCGGTGAGGCCTCCGGCCCGGTTCGGGGAGATCCGGCTCAAGGATGGGCAGGTCATGGGTTTCGCGGAAAAGCCCCAGGTGGGGGAGGGCTGGATCAACGGCGGCTTCTTCGTGCTGGACCGCCGGGTCCTGGACTACATCGACGGCGACGACACCATCTGGGAGCGCGAACCCATGGAGCGGCTGGTGGCCGAAGGGCAGCTCATGGCCTTCTGCCACGAGGGGTTCTGGCACCCCATGGACACCTTGAGGGAGCGCAACGTGCTGGAGTCCCTGTGGAACTCCGGGAAGGCCCCCTGGAAGATCTGGGACTGA
- a CDS encoding NAD-dependent epimerase/dehydratase family protein → MARITSVIREDARWILERSGLPLDRLRGRTLLLTGACGFLGAYVLDVLACWNQDQDTPCRILAMDNFLVGLPERIEHLRGRGDIRFLSHDLTRAYVPDEPIHAIFHAAGVASPTFYRRFPLETIDVNVGGTRQLLELCRTQPVEWMLHLSTSEIYGDPTPDAIPTREDYRGLVSCTGPRACYDESKRLSETLCALYRDQYGVPIKVGRPFNVYGPGQRIDDRRIVPDLMQAAVKGEPLVLLSDGRATRSFCYLRDATWAMLLIGLEGAAGEAYNMGNDRDEVSMLQVAETLREVAGLAPPVQYRVSEDAHYLTDNPQRRCPDLAKLRALGPYDPQVQLREGLDRTFRSYREDQR, encoded by the coding sequence ATGGCACGCATCACATCCGTCATCCGGGAGGACGCCCGGTGGATCCTGGAACGTTCGGGCCTGCCCCTGGACCGGCTCCGGGGCCGCACCCTCCTCCTCACCGGGGCCTGCGGGTTCCTGGGCGCCTACGTCCTGGATGTCCTGGCCTGCTGGAACCAGGACCAGGACACCCCCTGCCGGATCCTGGCCATGGACAACTTCCTGGTCGGCCTGCCGGAGCGCATCGAGCACCTGCGGGGCCGGGGGGACATCCGCTTCCTTTCCCACGACCTGACCCGGGCCTACGTTCCGGACGAACCCATCCACGCCATCTTCCACGCCGCCGGCGTCGCCAGCCCCACCTTCTACCGGCGCTTCCCCCTGGAAACCATCGACGTGAACGTCGGGGGCACCCGCCAGCTGCTGGAACTTTGCCGAACCCAGCCGGTGGAGTGGATGCTCCATCTGAGCACCAGCGAGATCTACGGGGACCCCACCCCGGACGCCATCCCGACCCGGGAGGACTACCGCGGCCTGGTGTCCTGCACGGGGCCCCGCGCCTGCTACGACGAGTCCAAGCGGCTCAGCGAGACCCTCTGCGCCCTCTACCGGGACCAGTACGGCGTTCCCATCAAGGTGGGCCGCCCCTTCAACGTCTATGGCCCCGGCCAGCGCATCGACGACCGGCGCATCGTGCCCGACCTCATGCAGGCGGCGGTGAAGGGCGAGCCCCTGGTGCTCCTCAGCGACGGCCGGGCGACGCGCTCCTTCTGCTACCTGCGGGACGCCACCTGGGCGATGCTCCTCATCGGCCTGGAAGGCGCCGCCGGCGAAGCGTACAACATGGGCAACGACCGGGACGAGGTCTCGATGCTGCAGGTGGCGGAGACCCTGAGGGAGGTGGCCGGCCTGGCGCCCCCGGTGCAGTACCGGGTGAGCGAGGACGCGCACTACCTGACGGACAATCCCCAGCGGCGCTGCCCCGACCTGGCCAAGCTCCGGGCCCTGGGGCCCTACGATCCCCAGGTTCAGTTGCGGGAGGGCCTGGACCGGACCTTCCGGTCCTACCGGGAGGACCAGCGATGA